DNA from Clostridia bacterium:
AGATGCTCCCTTCGTTTATGGTGGCGTTAAAGACGGCTTCTGTTGACGCCGCGTTCGGCGATAATCTGTTATGCTGCGAAAAGAAACTCGGGATACCCGAAAGGTTCGCAAAATACAGTTTAAATCTCGGACTCGTCGTATATATGCCGATAGGCACGATGGCGACGATGATATTTACGATGTACACTGCGAAAAGCTACGGCCTTGTTATAACTCCCATATGGTGCATAACGGCGGTAGTCATGACGGTCGCCCTGCTTATAGCGACTCCGCCCGTTGCCGGCATAGGACTGCTTGCATACGCCGCCGTGTTCACGCGGCTCGGGATACCGTCGGGCGGACTTACTATAGCTCTTATGGCAGACGTGCTTTTCGGCTTCGTTACAGCTGCGGCCAATCAGATAATGCTGCAGATGGAGCTTGTGCTTTATGCCGACAAAGCGGGACTTTTGAACATAAAAACGTTGAGAAAATAGCCAAGTATTATTCTTTTAGGAGGGTCTTTACATATTATGAACATCACTACCCAGAAAAACAACGGTTCTCTTACCGTTTCCATTGAGGGTCGTCTTGATACGGCGACCTCGCCTGAGCTCGACGCAGAGCTCAAGGCGCAGTTTCCCGAAATAACGGAGCTTATAATCGACATGGAAAAGCTTGAATATCTCTCCTCGGCAGGCCTTAGAGTGCTTTTGTCCGCGCAGAAGATAATGAACAAGCAGGGGAGCATGACGGTAAAGAACGTAAACGAGACTATAATGGAGATATTTGAAATAACGGGATTTTCCGATATTCTTACCATCGAATAGGGAGGTAAAATCATGAGCGAAATGACTGTTGAGGCAACTGTTGAGAACATAGAAACAGTGACTGATTTCGTTAATGAACAGCTTGAAGAGTTAAACTGCTCTATGAAGGTGCAGATGCAGATAGATATAGCCATCGACGAGCTTTTCGGAAATATTGCCATGTACGCATACGACCCCGAGACGGGTCCGGCGACCGTCAGAGTCGAAGTAGAAGAGGAGCCGCTTGCCGTTATCATAACGTTCATAGACAACGGAAAGCCTTACGATCCGCTTTCGGCAAAAGACCCGGATATTACCCTAAACGCAGAACAGCGCGAGGCAGGCGGATTAGGCGTTTTCTTGGTTAAGAAAACAATGGACGACGTGACCTACGAGTATAAGAACGGTCAGAACATTTTAAGAATAAAAAAGAAGATATGAATATGGGAAGTCACGAAGAAAAGATAGAGCTTCTTAGAAAATATCATAATAAAATACGCACGGCGTTTCGTTTTCATATAAAGGGCAATATACCCTCGCGGATAATAGACAACGCCTTGGATAAATTCGCCTTCGGAATGGACAGGACGACTGTTATAGGCTTTTACGACACCACGTTAAAGCAGACCGGAAAGAGCGGATATATTTTCACCGACGATAAAGTATATTATCTTGAAACGCTGGATAAGCCGAAAAAGCTCTGGTATGAGGATATAGAAAGCACAGAGCTTTTCGACGAGCATAAAAAAGACTCCGACAGGGGGATACGCTTTAATCTGCGCGACGGTACGAGCGTCGAATGGGTGAGCTGTCTTTTAAACAAAACGCCGCTTCACGCCTTCTTTTCGGAGCTAATTCTTTTGGAACGCGCGGCAGAGAATGAAAAAGAGGCGCTTTTCGAAGCGGAAAAGAAAAAAATGAACGAGCTTTTGTCTTCGGCTCTTTCAGATAATAGGCGTCGGGAAGGCGCGCTCGTAATATCAAAGTATTCAGAAACGGGACGGCGCTGTATAGACGCCTGCTTTGAAAATAACGGCAAAACGTTTATTTACGCGAAAAACGGCGAGAACATTAGCATTGAGGTGCCGTCCGACAAATATGACGAAGCCGTTATGACGATGGAGCAGAAGATAAGCGGCGGTTTTATTGGAGGCGTATCACAAAAGGAGCGGGCGCGTGAAATAGTGAGGCGCGGCCTTTTCACCTATGAACAGGCTAAAAATATAGCGCTGTATGAAAAAGTAGCAACGCTTTCATACGACGAAAAAAGCGGGGAAGTAAAAACTTCGTCGCCTTTCGGCATAAGCGCGCTTATAACTCTTGCGCTGTCGTTTTGGGGCGGAGAAACGATAAAAGACGCCGCAGACACGCAGCACGGGGCAAAGGAAGCGTTTGATACGGAAGCCCTCATGCGCACTGCCTCAAAAACCGAGGCGGGACGCGCGATCGCCGGAGTTTCCGACGAGATATTGTCGCTTCTCGGGATGGGTGCATCGGCTGCGCTTATGAACGCTGCAGGCAAAGAGGGCGAAAGCCTTGGCGCCGCCGCAGTCAAAAACGCGGCAGGACTTTTAAAAAACGACGCGCTCAGCGCGGCAGTCGCCTTTATGCTTCTTAGCTCCGTAGATGTGATAAACATTTTCAGGGGGCGCATATCGGCAGGCCAGCTTTTGAAAAATGTCGCCAATTCCGGCGCAGCCGTGGCGGGAGGCGCGGCGGGAATGCTGGGCGGAGCCGCAATAGGCACGGCAATAATGCCCGGAGCGGGCACGGCGGTAGGCGCGCTTATCGGTTCTTTGGCTGCCGGAGGCGCGGCAGGGAAGATAAGCGATACGCTTATGGGCGCTTTTATGGAAGACGACGCCGAGGATATGTTAAGGATAATCGAGCAGACGTTTGAGAGCATTGTGTCCGAATATCTTTTAAACAGAAAGGAAGCCGAAAGAGCGGCAGACGGTCTTAGAGAAAACCTTGGCCAAAGAGTATTGAAAGATATGTTTGCCGCAAAAAACAGGCAAGGCTTTGCAAGAGAGCTTATAATGCCTGCAGTCGAAAATGAGATATCAAAAAGAAAGAAAGTAAGCGTGCCTCAATATATGCTGCCGCATGCAGAGACAGAACAAATAGGCCATAATAAAAGTCAGGAGGGATATTAAACAGATAATATCCCTCCTGATTCTTTATTGAAGGTATAAAGCTTTTATTTATGCTTCGTCGTTTTGTGTATCCGTTTCGTCCGCTGAAGATGGATCGCCGTCGGAGTCTGCGTCCGATGAAGATAAATCGCCGTAAAAGTCTGCGTCTGCCGCCTCGTTGTTCGATGTGTCGTGGGAGGCGTCTTTTGGTCCGTCTTCATCCGAATAAGCGGCGTCAGTCTCCATGGGAGTCTTTATCGTACCGTCGGCAAACACAGCGGAAAGATACCATTCGTCGTCGAAACGTTCAAATACAAGAGTTAAGAATACTTTATCGCCCGATTCCGCCGTAGCCCTCAAGTCAACGAAGAGCGCGCGAGGAAGGTGATAGGGTATATAGTCTATTTCATGTCCGTCGGTAAAGCCGTTTATGCTGAGCGCGTCGGATTCGATAAAGTCAGCGCGCCATATATATTCGTCAAAGTATTCAGAGAGCGTAATCTTGTCGGGTTCGCCGTTTTCGCTTTTACCGAATACAAGCTTTTCGCCGGATCCGGCGGAGCCGAGCGATCCTTTTGTCAGGCTGACGACGGAATCTGCGGGCACGAAATTTAGCTTAAGCTCGTCGCTGTCTGAAACGACGCCGGCAAGCGCGCCGAAGTTATGCGAAGACATTGCGTTAAGCGCCAAGGCCGCAAGTTCCATAAGCTCCGCATCGCTAATATAATATTGCTCTTCGTCTTTTGTAAGTTCCGAAAAGCGCATAAGTATTGCAGCAGTCTGCGCTCTCGTTGCAGAAGCCTTAGGCGCAAGAACGTCGGAGCTTACGCCGCTTATAAGAAAGTTATCAACAGCCCACTTCATAGGTATATCAGCATACGCGGCAACGTCGTCGCCGTCGGTGAAGGATGAAAGGATATAATCTCCCTCGGTCAAAAGGCCCAATACGTTTCTGTGGTAATTGTAAAGCACCACGGCAAGCTGTTCGCGGCTTATAAGCTCGTCGGGACGGAAAGTGCCATCGGGGTAGCCGCCAACGACGCGGTTTTCCCGCGCCCAAGAAACGGCGTCTGAGTACCAGCTGACGGCCGACACGTCCGAAAATCCGCTTTCGGCGTCAGTCTTGGGAAGTCCGGCCATGCGGTAAAGCATGGTAACGAGCATACCGCGCGTAAGCGCGGCGTCGGGAGCCATAGAATAGCCGCCCTGTCCGTTCAAAAGTCCGTTTGAAGCGGCATATTCGATATACGGATAAAACCAGTTATAGGGGGCTACGTCGGAGTAGATAAAGCCCTCGTCGCTGTAACACCAATACGCCGTTTCGCTGGGGAGCATATTATCCTCGCTCGCAGATGCGAACGCCGCTATAACGGAGCCGCCCTCGGCAGTGAACGGTTCGGTGTAAAGCGTTGATCCGACGTTGGGAGAAGCGCCGTCTGTGGTGTAATATACTGCGCCGTCGGCCGAAAGCGTTATAAGACCGTTTTCGTCAACTGATATTTCGGGCTTCACAGCTTTTTTCGGAGCATTAAGCGTTACTCTTGTGATAGGCGAGCGGCTGCCGTTCATATCGTAGCCCGAAACGGCCGTTATATATACGGAGCCATCAAAAGCTATAGGCGCGCTGTATTTCGCGCTGTTTGAATTGGGAACGGAGCCGTCAACGGTGTAGTAAATATCCGTTCCCGCATCGCCGCTCATCACGGCATAGCACGTATTGCCCGAAACGCTTAACAAAACATCAGGCGCATTTATCGCGGGCAGGTCGTCGCCGGAGGACTGTTTGCTGTAATATATCTGTCCCGACGAAAGAGAGCCGCCTCTTCGTCTGAACAGCTCGGACACGGTGACGAATTCGTATCCCTTGGCCTGCAGATCGTCGACCACCGTGAGCGCCGCGTCAACGGACCAGGAATGGCTGTCATGAAGAAGGATTATAGCCCCGTCGAATACGTTTTTCTCGATCTCGCTTACCGTCTTCGAGGCGTTGTTCGTCCAGCGCCAGTCGTTGGAGTCCACCGACCAATAGATGGCCGCAGTGCCGAGCTGACCGAGAACGCGGCTGTTATAGTCGCCGTAGGGCGGGCGCACGACGTATCTGTTCGGCGCGCCGATGGCCGAGTCGAGAGCGCTCTTCGTGCGGCTTACCTGACTTGACACCTGTGAATCGCTAAGCGACGTAAGGCGGGGATGGTCGTACGTGTGGCTTGCTATCTGATGGCCTTCCTCATAGGCGCGCTTTACCGTCGAGGGGTAGGTATTCGCACAGTTTCCGAGCATGAAAAAGGTCGCCTTTGCGCCGCGCTCTTTAAGCCCGTCAAGAAGGCGCGGCGTATATTTGCTTGGGCCGTCGTCGAACGTGAGCGCCACAAGCTTCGGCGAGCTGTTAGCTGCAAACGCCGCCTGCGGCAGCGCGGCAAATAAAAGCGCGCAAAGTATTATAAGGCTTACAAGCCTCAAACGTGTTCCTTTTTTCATGCTGTGATGTCCTCCTTAAATGTCTTCGTAAACAACGTAATATATATCGGATTTTACCATATCGAAAATATAAAAGCAATCATATGAGATATACTCCCCAAAAACAAAATGCGCACATACGTTTTATCGCGCGCCCGAATGTGGTACAATGTTTTCATGAAGGGAGTTTGAGCATTATGAAGATAACGGCGCTTTCCGAAAACACATCGCGCTGCGGCCTCGAAACGGAGCACGGGCTTTCCTTGTATATCGAGACGAAGGGACAGAAGATCCTTTTCGACACGGGGCAGGGCGGGCTTTTCGCAAAAAACGCAAAGAAGCTGGGAATTGATATTTCAGACGTTGACTTGGCCGTTATCTCCCACGGCCATTACGACCATGGAGGCGGGCTTTCGGTCTTTTTAGAGATAAACGAAAAGGCGAAGGTATATATGAGCCGCCTTGCGTTCGAGCCGTATTACAGCGGCGAACGGTATATAGGCCTTGACGCGAAGCTTAAAGGCAGCGAAAGAATAACGTTCACGGACGGTCGTTTTACGCTTTCGCCATCGTGCGAGCTTTACGGATGCGGCGACAAAGATAATACTTGCGGCGTCAGCTCGTCCGGCTTAAGCGTCATGCGCGAAGGCAGGCTGGTTTCCGACGACTTTCTTCACGAGCAGTATCTTTTGATACGCGAGGATGAAAAAACGGTGCTGATAAGCGGCTGCTCGCATAGGGGAATAATAAATATCGCGCGCAGGTTTTTGCCCGACGTGCTCGTGGGCGGCTTTCATTTTTCAAAGCTGCTGCTCGACGGTACGCTTAAAGCTTACGCCGAAGCGCTCGACTCGACGGATACGGCGTATTATACGTGCCACTGCACGGGCAAAGAGCAGTATGATTTTATGAAAAAGCATATGCGGCGCTTAAACTATATTTCAGCAGGCGACACGCTCATATTATAGGCCGCGCGGAAAGCGTTTTTTAGATTTCGGAGGAGAAAATGGCAGAGAAAAAGCCGAACGCGCTTATGGCTTGGTGGCAGCCGAAATGGCGCGAATTTGAAAAAAAGTCGCCCGACGCGGCGAAATGGATAAGCAAAATTGCATATTTTCTTGTGTTTTCGCTCGGTATAACGGTCATACAGTTTCTTATACTTTTGTTTCTGCCGTCGGCGCTGGGAATTGAAATGGCCGGACGCGAGGCGATGTGGCCGTCTGGTGTTGAGTTTGACCTTCTTGGGAGCCACGTAAAGTGGTGCCTCGTCGGCGCAGAGGTACTCTACGACAACGCGGGAAACGTTATCATAGGCGGCGGCCTCGGCGCGGCAGTCGCCAACTGGGTCGCGCCGTTCATAGCGCAGTGCATAAACTTTCCGCTGCAGCGAAACATCACGTTCAAGTCACACGGCAACGTGGCGTTTCAGCTTATATGGTACTTTATCGCATGGGTGGCGATATCGCTTATAACGGGCGGGCTTACAAATCTTTTTAAGCCCGTGATAATAGATCGTTTCGGAACGGGCGTCTTCAGCCTGATACAGACCGTTGTCATAGGCGGCGTTTCGATGGTCGTAATGTTCTTCGTCTTTATGATAATTTTCCCAGAGGGAGAACCGAACAAGAAAAAACAAGAAAACGCATAAATATGCGGCGTCTTCGTTCTTTGAAGGATAAAAGCGGGGACGCCGCATCGTTTTTTTGCATTTTTTTCGTTTTTGCTTAAATAGTCCTTGTATTGAGTTTAAAAATACGGTAAAGTATAAGTAACAAAATTTATGACAAAATCAGCCGTATTTTTGATGGTTATGCTAAAAAATTCAATCGCATGACCGACGCGCCGAATCTGATGCAAAAAAGGCGCGCTTTTGCGCTGATGAGAGGAGCAAACGATATGAACCACGCCGCAAAACGTGTGATCGCGGTAATCCTTGCGGTCATGATGACATTGGGTATGACGGGCACGGCT
Protein-coding regions in this window:
- a CDS encoding STAS domain-containing protein, which gives rise to MNITTQKNNGSLTVSIEGRLDTATSPELDAELKAQFPEITELIIDMEKLEYLSSAGLRVLLSAQKIMNKQGSMTVKNVNETIMEIFEITGFSDILTIE
- a CDS encoding ATP-binding protein; this encodes MSEMTVEATVENIETVTDFVNEQLEELNCSMKVQMQIDIAIDELFGNIAMYAYDPETGPATVRVEVEEEPLAVIITFIDNGKPYDPLSAKDPDITLNAEQREAGGLGVFLVKKTMDDVTYEYKNGQNILRIKKKI
- a CDS encoding polysaccharide deacetylase family protein → MKKGTRLRLVSLIILCALLFAALPQAAFAANSSPKLVALTFDDGPSKYTPRLLDGLKERGAKATFFMLGNCANTYPSTVKRAYEEGHQIASHTYDHPRLTSLSDSQVSSQVSRTKSALDSAIGAPNRYVVRPPYGDYNSRVLGQLGTAAIYWSVDSNDWRWTNNASKTVSEIEKNVFDGAIILLHDSHSWSVDAALTVVDDLQAKGYEFVTVSELFRRRGGSLSSGQIYYSKQSSGDDLPAINAPDVLLSVSGNTCYAVMSGDAGTDIYYTVDGSVPNSNSAKYSAPIAFDGSVYITAVSGYDMNGSRSPITRVTLNAPKKAVKPEISVDENGLITLSADGAVYYTTDGASPNVGSTLYTEPFTAEGGSVIAAFASASEDNMLPSETAYWCYSDEGFIYSDVAPYNWFYPYIEYAASNGLLNGQGGYSMAPDAALTRGMLVTMLYRMAGLPKTDAESGFSDVSAVSWYSDAVSWARENRVVGGYPDGTFRPDELISREQLAVVLYNYHRNVLGLLTEGDYILSSFTDGDDVAAYADIPMKWAVDNFLISGVSSDVLAPKASATRAQTAAILMRFSELTKDEEQYYISDAELMELAALALNAMSSHNFGALAGVVSDSDELKLNFVPADSVVSLTKGSLGSAGSGEKLVFGKSENGEPDKITLSEYFDEYIWRADFIESDALSINGFTDGHEIDYIPYHLPRALFVDLRATAESGDKVFLTLVFERFDDEWYLSAVFADGTIKTPMETDAAYSDEDGPKDASHDTSNNEAADADFYGDLSSSDADSDGDPSSADETDTQNDEA
- a CDS encoding MBL fold metallo-hydrolase, coding for MKITALSENTSRCGLETEHGLSLYIETKGQKILFDTGQGGLFAKNAKKLGIDISDVDLAVISHGHYDHGGGLSVFLEINEKAKVYMSRLAFEPYYSGERYIGLDAKLKGSERITFTDGRFTLSPSCELYGCGDKDNTCGVSSSGLSVMREGRLVSDDFLHEQYLLIREDEKTVLISGCSHRGIINIARRFLPDVLVGGFHFSKLLLDGTLKAYAEALDSTDTAYYTCHCTGKEQYDFMKKHMRRLNYISAGDTLIL